The following are encoded in a window of Impatiens glandulifera chromosome 5, dImpGla2.1, whole genome shotgun sequence genomic DNA:
- the LOC124939768 gene encoding pyruvate decarboxylase 2-like, translating into MIRNGQRNIIFVINNGGYGLEFKIHDGPYNVIKNWDYTRLVDAIDNGEGKCWTAKIRCENELTEAIHMAMGEKMNCLCFIEVMVEPSDLCNEAVQLGAFLGSSNSLPPLQS; encoded by the exons ATGATTCGTAATGGACAAAGGAACATCATCTTTGTCATAAACAATGGTGGATATGGACTTGAATTCAAAATCCATGATGGTCCTTATAATGTCATCAAGAATTGGGACTACACACGCCTTGTTGATGCCATCGATAATGGCGAAGGAAAGTGTTGGACTGCCAAG ATAAGATGTGAGAATGAGCTAACCGAGGCTATTCATATGGCTATGGGGGAGAAGATGAATTGTCTATGCTTCATTGAGGTTATGGTTGAACCAAGTGATTTATGCAACGAAGCGGTTCAGCTTGGCGCTTTTTTAGGGTCTTCTAACAGTTTGCCGCCCCTTCAATCTTGA